From Ipomoea triloba cultivar NCNSP0323 chromosome 5, ASM357664v1, the proteins below share one genomic window:
- the LOC116019802 gene encoding long chain acyl-CoA synthetase 9, chloroplastic: MGAYIVGVLVPLVVTLLLRNSKNRKKRGLLVDVGGEPGFAIRNYRYATPVETAWEGVTTLAELFEYSCKKYCDKKLLGTRRLISREMEASSDGRSFEKLHLGDYEWLSYSQAFELVCNFSSGLVHLGHKREERVAIFADTCEEWFIALQACFRRNVTVVTIYASLGEEALCYSLNETEVTTVICGQKELKKLVDISGQLDTVKRIVVMENEIQSNASTATGYSSWTISSFSDVEKLGRENPVEPDLPLAADVAVIMYTSGSTGLPKGVIMTHRNVLATASAVMTIVPDLGSKDVYLAYLPLAHILELAAENFIPTIGGSIGYGSPLTLTDTSNKIKTGTKGDASLLRPTLLAAVPAILDRVRDGVRKKVNAKGGLAKKLFDLAYARRLSAIKGSWFGAWGLERLFWNFLVFRNVRAVLGGRIRFILSGGAPLSGDTQRFINICLGAPIAQGYGLTETCAGGSFSEYDDTSVGRVGAPLPCSYIKLIDWPEGGYRITDSPMPRGEIVVGGPNVTIGYFKNEEKTKEVYKVDERGMRWFYTGDIGQFHGDGCLEIIDRKKDIVKLQHGEYVSLGKVEAVLVISPYVDSIMVHADPFHSYCVALVVAAQAALEDWAAAHAIQFVDFSDLCIKEETIKEVYTSLVKAAKAARLEKFEIPAKIKLLPEPWTPESGLVTAALKLKRDVIRKTFSEDLAKLYSSS; the protein is encoded by the exons ATGGGAGCCTATATAGTTGGTGTTCTTGTTCCGCTTGTAGTTACACTTTTGCTTCGGAACTCAAAGAATAGGAAAAAACGCGGTCTCCTTGTTGATGTGGGTGGGGAGCCTGGCTTTGCTATTCGAAACTATCGGTATGCGACCCCTGTGGAAACAGCGTGGGAAGGAGTTACAACTCTTGCTGAGCTTTTTGAATATTCTTGCAAAAAGTATTGTGACAAGAAGTTACTTGGGACTCGAAGACTTATTTCGAGAGAGATGGAGGCATCTTCAGATGGAAGGTCATTTGAGAAGCTCCACTTGGGTGATTATGAGTGGTTGAGTTATAGCCAAGCTTTTGAGCTTGTGTGCAACTTTTCATCTGGATTAGTACATCTTGGGCATAAAAGAGAAGAGCGTGTAGCCATTTTTGCAGACACATGTGAAGAATGGTTCATTGCACTTCAG GCTTGCTTTAGGCGCAATGTGACTGTGGTAACTATTTATGCATCTTTGGGGGAAGAAGCTCTCTGCTACTCTTTAAATgag aCAGAAGTTACGACTGTGATTTGTGGGCAAAAAGAACTGAAGAAGCTCGTTGACATTAGTGGACAACTCGACACAGTAAAACGCATAGTAGTcatggaaaatgaaattcaatccAATGCATCAACTGCTACTGGGTACTCAAGCTGGACGATATCTTCCTTTTCTGATGTTGAGAAGCTTGGACGAGAAAACCCAGTTGAACCAGATTTACCTCTTGCTGCTGACGTTGCTGTGATAATGTATACAAGTGGAAGTACCGGTTTGCCTAAG GGCGTGATAATGACACACAGGAATGTTCTCGCGACAGCTTCTGCTGTTATGACAATTGTTCCGGATCTTGGAAGCAAGGATGTCTACTTAGCGTACCTTCCTCTCGCTCATATTTTAGAATTAGCTGCAGAG AATTTTATACCGACAATCGGAGGTTCTATAGGATATGGTTCTCCTTTAACGCTTACTGATACTTCAAATAAGATAAAGACGGGAACAAAAGGAGATGCTTCTTTGTTAAGGCCAACACTATTGGCTGCTGTCCCAGCCATTCTTGATCGTGTTCGAGATGGTGTGCGAAAGAAG GTAAATGCCAAGGGTGGCCTAGCAAAGAAATTGTTTGATTTGGCATATGCTCGTCGGCTGTCTGCAATCAAGGGCAGTTGGTTCGGAGCATGGGGTTTGGAGAGGCTCTTTTGGAACTTTCTCGTGTTCAGAAATGTCCGGGCAGTTTTAGGTGGACGTATCCGCTTTATATTATCAGGAGGGGCTCCTCTCTCGGGTGATACTCAACGATTCATCAATATATGTCTTGG TGCCCCCATTGCTCAGGGTTACGGGCTCACCGAGACCTGTGCTGGTGGAAGTTTTAGTGAATATGATGATACATCAGTTGGCCGTGTTGGTGCTCCATTGCCGTGCTCGTATATTAAG ttgATCGATTGGCCCGAGGGTGGATATCGAATAACTGATTCACCGATGCCTCGGGGAGAGATTGTTGTAGGTGGGCCAAACGTCACTATTGGGTATTTCAAAAATGAGGAGAAAACTAAGGAAGTCTACAAG GTCGACGAGAGAGGCATGAGGTGGTTTTACACGGGTGACATAGGGCAGTTTCACGGTGATGGTTGCCTTGAGATAATTGACCGTAAAAAGGATATCGTAAAACTTCAGCATGGAGAATATGTTTCTCTAGGCAAG GTCGAGGCTGTTCTAGTTATTAGCCCCTATGTCGACAGTATAATGGTGCATGCAGATCCCTTTCATAGTTACTGCGTTGCTCTAGTGGTAGCTGCACAGGCCGCGTTGGAAGACTGGGCTGCTGCACACGCAATCCAGTTTGTGGATTTCTCGGACTTGTGCATTAAGGAAGAAACTATCAAGGAGGTGTACACTTCACTCGTAAAG GCGGCTAAGGCTGCACGCCTGGAGAAGTTCGAGATACCTGCGAAGATAAAACTGCTCCCGGAACCGTGGACCCCGGAATCCGGGCTGGTTACTGCGGCTCTGAAGCTGAAGAGAGATGTCATCAGGAAGACTTTCTCCGAGGATCTTGCCAAGCTATACTCATCATCCTGA
- the LOC116020062 gene encoding calcium-dependent protein kinase 11-like, producing the protein MTGGKAKLKKTSTKPSMNVLPYQTPRLRDHYNLGRKLGQGQFGTTYQCTERATGLEYACKTIPKRKLLVKEDYEDVWREIQIMHHLSEHPNVVRIKGTYEDNVFVHLVMELCKGGELFDRIVAKGHYSERKAAQLMKTIAGVVEACHSLGVMHRDLKPENFLFDSPDEDAKLKSTDFGLSVFFKPGQYMSDVVGSPYYVAPEVLQKHYGTEVDVWSAGVILYILLSGVPPFWAETDNGIFRQILKGKLDLESDPWPSISDSGKDLIKKMLHRDPKKRITAHDVLSHPWIVDDTVAPDRPLGSAVLSRLKQFSAMNKLKKMALRVIAERLSEEEIGGLRQLFRMIDTDGSGSITYEELKQGLKKVGSELTEADIQALMHAADIDNSGTIDYGEFLAATLHLNKMEREENLLAAFSYFDKDGSGYITVDELQQACKEFGLGDAKLEDTIREIDIDNDGRIDYGEFATMMRKGNVGIAARSMRGNLNFNLADAFGTNVPK; encoded by the exons ATGACAGGAGGGAAAGCAAAGCTGAAGAAAACATCAACAAAGCCATCAATGAATGTGCTACCCTACCAAACACCAAGGCTGAGGGACCATTATAACCTTGGGAGGAAGCTAGGCCAGGGGCAATTTGGGACAACATACCAATGCACAGAGAGAGCCACAGGGCTAGAATATGCCTGCAAAACAATCCCCAAAAGGAAGCTTTTGGTGAAGGAGGATTATGAGGATGTTTGGAGGGAAATTCAGATAATGCACCACTTGTCTGAGCATCCAAACGTTGTCAGGATCAAAGGCACCTATGAGGACAATGTTTTTGTCCACCTAGTCATGGAGCTTTGCAAAGGTGGGGAGCTGTTTGATAGGATTGTGGCAAAGGGGCATTATAGCGAGAGGAAAGCCGCGCAGCTGATGAAAACCATTGCAGGAGTTGTGGAGGCCTGCCACTCGCTCGGTGTCATGCATAGGGATCTCAAGCCCGAAAACTTCCTCTTCGATTCCCCCGATGAGGATGCCAAGCTTAAGTCCACCGACTTCGGCTTGTCTGTCTTCTTCAAGCCTG GGCAGTATATGTCTGATGTGGTAGGAAGTCCCTATTATGTTGCACCAGAAGTGCTACAAAAACATTATGGGACTGAGGTTGATGTGTGGAGTGCTGGTGTTATTCTCTACATCTTATTGTCCGGGGTGCCTCCGTTCTGGGCAG AAACGGATAATGGGATCTTCAGGCAGATTTTGAAAGGCAAATTAGACCTGGAATCTGATCCCTGGCCTTCGATTTCAGACAGTGGGAAGGACTTGATAAAGAAGATGCTCCACCGCGACCCCAAGAAGCGAATCACAGCTCATGATGTCTTGA GCCATCCATGGATTGTGGATGACACAGTTGCACCAGACAGGCCTTTGGGCTCAGCGGTCTTGTCGCGCCTAAAACAGTTCTCTGCTATGAACAAACTTAAGAAGATGGCGCTACGC GTCATAGCAGAGCGATTATCGGAAGAAGAGATAGGCGGGCTAAGGCAGCTATTCAGAATGATTGACACAGATGGCAGTGGAAGCATCACATATGAGGAACTCAAACAAGGCTTGAAAAAAGTAGGATCTGAGCTGACAGAGGCTGACATTCAGGCCCTGATGCACGCG GCTGACATTGACAACAGTGGCACTATTGACTATGGTGAGTTTCTTGCTGCAACTCTGCACTTGAACAAGATGGAGAGAGAGGAGAATTTGCTGGCTGCATTCTCCTACTTTGACAAGGATGGCAGCGGTTACATAACGGTCGACGAGCTCCAACAGGCCTGCAAGGAATTTGGATTGGGAGATGCTAAGTTGGAAGACACTATTAGAGAGATTGATATAGACAAT GATGGGCGTATAGACTACGGGGAGTTTGCAACAATGATGAGGAAGGGCAATGTAGGAATTGCAGCCAGAAGTATGAGAGGCAACTTGAATTTCAACTTGGCAGATGCATTTGGAACAAATGTTCCAAAATAA
- the LOC116019790 gene encoding 50S ribosomal protein L21, chloroplastic: MASVSLCSSPSSLSAAIAQKQQRPNLSLSRPNPNVPFLSHSLSSLRLSSSPKPLSTSPFVAKFSDSGSSVAEAEPESPVFESELQTETIVSEPKRDEIFAVVMVGSRQYIVFPGRYLYTQRLKGANVNDKIILNKVLLVGSRTSTWIGKPVVTNAAVHAVVEEQLLDDKVIVFKYKKKKNYKRKIGHRQPITRIRILGITGYEDYPASTLPDTEPTQ, translated from the exons ATGGCGAGCGTTTCCCTCTGTTCATCTCCTTCCTCTCTCTCAGCGGCGATAGCCCAGAAGCAGCAAAGACCCaacctttctctctctaggccCAACCCCAATGTCCCatttctctctcactctctctcttccctcaGGCTCAGCTCCTCCCCCAAACCGCTTTCTACATCCCCTTTTGTCGCCAAATTCTCAGATTCCGGGTCTTCGGTGGCTGAAGCCGAGCCCGAATCTCCGGTATTTGAATCTGAACTTCAAACGGAAACAATAGTCTCCGAACCCAAGAGGGACGAAATATTTGCTGTTGTTATG GTTGGATCTCGTCAATATATTGTCTTTCCCGGACGGTACCTTTATACCCAGCGGCTAAAGGGTGCAAATGTCAACGACAAA ATCATTCTAAACAAAGTATTACTGGTAGGAAGCAGAACAAGCACTTGGATTGGAAAACCCGTGGTAACTAATGCAGCAGTTCATGCTGTGGTTGAAGAGCAG TTATTGGACGATAAGGTCATTGTATTCAAgtacaagaagaagaagaactacAAAAGGAAAATCGGTCATCGACAG CCAATTACACGGATAAGAATCTTGGGTATCACAGGATACGAAGACTATCCCGCTTCCACACTTCCAGATACTGAACCTACCCAATAA
- the LOC116019788 gene encoding uncharacterized membrane protein At4g09580-like: MAAPRVVVVDTARLGGRDEEKSLDAGFGEVSPSGKRFKEGKFPLSRWEFAAALGVFGVCSTGLFCIYLTMPAAGYGKLKLPRTAADLRLLKDHLVTYAEVYPARFIIGYCSTYIFMQTFMIPGTIFMSLLAGALFGVPKGLFLVIFNATAGASSCYFLSKLIGRPIVNWLWPEKLRFFQAEIGKRRDKLLNYMLFLRVTPTLPNLFINLASPIVDIPFHVFFLATVIGLIPAAYITVRAGLALGDLQSVKDLYDFKTLSILFLIGCVIIFPTLLKRKRIYE; this comes from the exons ATGGCGGCGCCGAGGGTTGTGGTGGTGGACACGGCGCGATTGGGGGGGAGAGATGAGGAGAAGAGCCTGGATGCGGGCTTCGGCGAGGTGTCGCCCTCGGGAAAGCGGTTCAAGGAAGGCAAGTTCCCTCTTAGCCGCTGGGAATTCGCGGCGGCGCTCGGCGTTTTCGGGGTCTGCTCCACCGGGCTGTTCTGCATCTACTTGACTATGCCGGCCGCCGGTTATGGGAAACTCAAGCTGCCACGTACAGCTGCTGATCTTCGATTGCTCAA aGACCACCTAGTTACGTATGCCGAAGTTTACCCTGCGAGATTCATTATAGGTTACTGCTCAACGTATATATTCATGCAGACGTTTATGATTCCAGGGACTATTTTTATGTCCCTACTTGCGGGAGCACTTTTTGGCGTTCCTAAAGGGCTTTTCTTGGTTATCTTCAATGCAACAGCCGGGGCCTCGTCCTGCTATTTTCTGTCCAAATTAATTGGCCGGCCTATAGTTAATTGGCTATGGCCTGAAAAGTTGAGATTTTTCCAAGCGGAG ATTGGAAAGCGTAGGGATAAGTTGCTCAACTACATGCTCTTTTTGAGGGTAACTCCGACCTTGCCAAACCTTTTTATCAATTTGGCGTCTCCGATTGTGGATATACCATTCCACGTTTTCTTTCTGGCCACCGTAATCGGTCTCATTCCTGCCGCCTACATTACTGTCCGG GCCGGGCTTGCCCTCGGGGATTTGCAGTCGGTAAAAGATCTATACGATTTCAAGACCTTGTCGATTCTTTTCCTCATTGGTTGTGTCATTATATTTCCGACCCTTTTGAAGAGGAAGCGTATATACGAATAA
- the LOC116019787 gene encoding NAC domain-containing protein 30-like, which yields MEMMECCVPPGFRFHPTEEELVGYYLNRKVNSLKIDLDVITDVDLYRIEPWDIQERCKLGYEEQNEWYFFSHKDRKYPTGTRTNRATAAGFWKATGRDKAVLSKEKIIGMRKTLVFYRGRAPNGKKTHWIMHEYRLQSSEHAPPQEEGWVVCRAFKKPIPNSKPSGYEAWNNHNNHCSYYVRDNNNNNNNNSSYTTTLNASNNPPIHHHSPVINPTFNHQIGTNFPQFPFSPPHLNHGGGGYDQINQQLVELPQLDSPTVSTKDGGAAAATASEDYEDVVDKNSYGSGGGDHSWKDLDYKMIAPPPQGVMMNDHPVLPSYSFANMPLLIRDDDRNHFSHLLECFPDL from the exons ATGGAGATGATGGAGTGTTGTGTCCCTCCTGGTTTCAGATTTCACCCAACTGAAGAAGAGCTTGTGGGTTATTATCTAAACAGGAAGGTTAACTCCTTGAAGATTGATCTTGATGTTATAACTGATGTTGATCTCTATAGAATTGAGCCATGGGACATTCAAG AAAGATGCAAACTGGGGTACGAGGAGCAAAACGAGTGGTACTTCTTCAGCCACAAAGACCGGAAGTACCCGACCGGGACCCGGACAAATCGGGCGACCGCGGCCGGATTCTGGAAGGCCACCGGAAGAGACAAGGCGGTGTTGTCGAAGGAAAAGATCATCGGAATGAGGAAAACGCTGGTGTTCTACCGAGGTAGAGCTCCCAATGGCAAGAAAACTCACTGGATCATGCATGAATATCGCCTTCAATCTTCTGAACATGCACCCCCTCAG GAGGAAGGATGGGTGGTATGTCGAGCATTCAAGAAACCAATCCCAAACAGCAAACCATCAGGCTATGAAGCTTGGAACAACCACAACAACCATTGTTCTTACTACGTTAgagataacaacaacaacaacaacaacaattcttCTTACACGACAACCTTAAACGCATCGAACAACCCTCCCATTCATCACCACTCTCCTGTCATCAACCCAACATTCAACCACCAAATAGGAACCAATTTCCCGCAATTCCCTTTCTCGCCGCCGCACCTCAACCACGGCGGCGGCGGATACGATCAGATCAATCAGCAGCTGGTCGAGCTCCCGCAGCTCGACAGCCCCACCGTCTCAACCAAAGacggcggcgccgccgccgcgACGGCGAGCGAAGATTACGAGGATGTCGTTGACAAGAATAGCTACGGCAGCGGCGGCGGCGATCATAGTTGGAAGGACTTGGATTATAAGATGATTGCGCCGCCGCCGCAAGGAGTGATGATGAATGACCATCCAGTTTTGCCGTCTTATTCATTCGCTAATATGCCATTACTCATCCGTGACGATGATCGTAATCACTTCAGCCATCTCCTCGAGTGCTTCCCGGATTTATAG